Proteins encoded together in one Lathyrus oleraceus cultivar Zhongwan6 chromosome 5, CAAS_Psat_ZW6_1.0, whole genome shotgun sequence window:
- the LOC127081825 gene encoding E3 ubiquitin-protein ligase CIP8-like — protein sequence MDEYYCTAHPSIDCDALCDNDPYLNIEFNYTIISVPSDKMLPSLSETKSYVLCYESKDKEIQKAIILAWLSEIDVPEDAFTMVLQEISQCVHEMVDGIYKNSKDLSIRVDFSVTRNIKEGDEDEDDVEMEVEENEDNESRRSTEDYRRGNDYGDSWSSYREEDMGIEDGEDEWEYGWEEGIEMEQDIRFVPAAKSCIEGLKMVTVEEAEKCSICFDDFKVGVCLSCSHMFHKDCIQDWLNIGNSCPLCRFQLPTNSNNTSE from the coding sequence ATGGATGAATATTATTGTACCGCACATCCTTCAATCGATTGTGATGCATTATGCGACAATGACCCGTATCTTAATATAGAATTCAATTACACCATTATCAGTGTTCCAAGTGATAAAATGTTGCCATCTTTGAGTGAAACTAAAAGTTACGTTCTTTGTTATGAGTCAAAAGATAAAGAGATCCAAAAAGCTATCATTCTAGCATGGCTTTCTGAAATAGATGTTCCTGAAGATGCTTTTACTATGGTGCTACAAGAAATTTCACAATGTGTACATGAGATGGTTGATGGGATATATAAGAACTCGAAAGATCTTTCTATTCGAGTTGATTTTTCTGTTACACGGAATATtaaagagggtgatgaagatgaagatgatgtgGAAATGGAGGTAGAAGAAAATGAAGATAATGAATCAAGAAGGTCTACTGAAGATTATCGTCGTGGAAATGATTATGGAGATTCATGGAGTTCGTATAGGGAAGAGGATATGGGAATTGAAGATGGTGAAGATGAATGGGAGTATGGTTGGGAAGAGGGAATAGAGATGGAACAAGATATTAGGTTTGTTCCTGCGGCTAAATCTTGTATTGAGGGATTGAAGATGGTAACGGTTGAAGAAGCGGAAAAATGTAGTATTTGTTTCGATGATTTCAAGGTTGGTGTCTGTCTGTCATGTTCGCATATGTTTCATAAGGATTGTATTCAAGATTGGTTGAATATAGGCAATTCTTGTCCCTTGTGTAGGTTTCAATTGCCTACTAATAGTAATAACACAAGTGAATAA